ATTTCCTACAGGGAGACTTGTTACAGGTAAGTAGcggactgtgtttgtgtgcacatgttgtGTCCTGTATGTGCATAAGCTGTGAGGTCAGCACTTTATAAATCTTAACATGTCATCActcttgacaaaaaaaaaaaaacgttttatgtCCAAagctgttgctttaaaaaaaaaaaagtggaaatgacaaaacaggCAAATTTGAAAACACTATATTGAGCCGTTTACCTCCGACAAAATCTGAAATTGCCTCgtcactgtttaaatatttgtataagcCACAGACAAATGTAAAGGGTGACTAAATATTGTATCATTAATATAAGAATAGAAatcaaaatgatgaaatatggaGATGCAAGGTTTCTGTCCAACAACGGCAGTCTTAACTAACTTcggttgtatgtatgtatactatatatgtatAACTTCATTTTATAGACTCAAGGTGCAGATTAAAAAGTACATATAACACATTACAAGAGGggtacaaagaaacacacaaacataaatacatacaggcATGCTGACTCCCACAAATTACGTAAAGGAAACATACAGAACAAACATGtattaatacatatatacatactgaCATACAAATAGCTACgcccaataattaaaacaggtaTAGATGTGTTCCCAGAGTTTGGAGGTATGTCTGGTGTCACGAAGTGCAGGGTTGATTGTAGCAGTTAAAATTGTATTCTTTGACTCTGTTAATTGGCAAATGAATCTGTACATAAAATGCTTCAGCACAGCATGGAAGGTGGGAACATTGCTCGTCACAAACAAATGGCTAGCACTGGTCTCAGGTAGTGTATCAAATAAAATGAGTTCTGACACTTTAGAGAGTATAGTTGCTAGAGTGATTGGCCTGTAGTTTGCTAATAATCCAGAGAAGCATATAGCAAGCAACACTGAGATTGTATGGGTTGCAAACTTCAGGTGTTCAGCTGTTATTATGTTTACTGCCAACTTCTCAACAGCATGACACACTTTATCAGGTCTATGACCACACCATCATTATTAAGGACATCAccaacacagttaaaaaatcTCTCGGAAATGTTTCCCCCTCAGCTCAGCAATATTTTTATCCCCCGACATCCCATCAATGTCGATATTGATAACCTTGACTTCCTTCCAGAATTCATACAAATCGTTCTGCTGAAACTTTCTGGCCACAGAATTTGCCCTCATCATCTGCTCATTACTTTTAATGAAGTGTAAACTATATTTAAACCTCACATTTGCCTTTTTCTTATGTTGAAACTCTGGGCTATACCTAGCTTTTTCCTTGATGTTGTATCTTTTAGGGTCTTTCAGAGAAGGAAAGGTTGGCATGGTCATCACCACGAGGCAATAGGCCAGACCACAGAGACATGGACCGGGGTCCCCACTCAGGCCGTTCCCACTCGGACCACAGCAGTACGGATCATCAGCGGTCTCTGCGTCCTGCTCCTTCTGGTCATCGGTGAGTTTCCTTCAAATCTTACACTGACATCATTTCTAATAAGCTAAAACCTGGGACCTGCTTTGATTTTAGTCCCTGCCCTACATTTTTAAGAGGTTCATTGTCAACAGTAgtgctgtaaataaaacaatcacaatatGATAATATAGTGATTCTTAAGACAAAGAAACGATATTTGCTGATAACACAAGGTCTGCCACGATATGATTTCCATTTCATTCAATTCATGAGCCTGCGACCGATTCCAGATGAAGACCAACATTTATATTCACTTACAAAAAGCAACTTTTGGCAATTTCATTAATAAACTCTTccaaatattcaaattaaaaaaacaaactattcatGTATTggacattacaaaataaaagcacattcTAAAGATGAGGATACGCAGTATTTCTACTTTGTATTAATAATACTGGATCGCTGAGGATTGAATCAATACATTTCGATCCAGATCCATGTATGGTTACACCCTTAGACAATAGACATGATAATAGCTtaatttttatctttattttaaatgcttcaaaaataaacaaaatgaagaataattaaaaaattcaaacaaaaacacataaaaaagggGTAGGAAGTCAAGGCTTGTCAAGTCCCAGTCCCAGTCTTTATCATAGGCAAGTgcacaatccatttttttttaaacaatacaaacatattACTCCAGTTTACGTCCtacttaagaaaaaaagaacaaaaaacaaccgTCATTTACAGTGAGATTGACATTCTCCTTCGTcacttctgtatttttaaaatatatttcttttgtaaatgttttcaattatttataattgcattatatttatacattatatttgtCATGTTGTcaagaccattcaacaaaactacactgtaaactgaaaaacacagacttttacGATTGGTCCAAGCATTCCGCTGTTTCAAATTCAATTAtaaccccccctctctctgtctgtgttgtttgtttccagGCAGCGGTGTATTTTTTGGTATAAATGATTTGTGCAGTCTTAAATGTAACCAGATCCTTGAACTTTGTGTCTAACCTTTTGGCTTTGTGTCCCTCAGGATTCCCACATTGCATACACAAGAGTATGCAACGAAAAGAGGTGCAGCAGGAGGTGGAGATCCAGCAGCATGTGATCATGTTTGTTCCCCCGGCATCAAACTTTGCGTTAGAATCGCAAGGTGAGTCATCCTCATCTGTCTCATCAGGATTTACACACACGCTTTATGGTGGAACTTGTTGGGAGCTCCATTTCtaactttgtatgtgtgtctttgatttgtgtgtatattgcaGGTGCCagagttttacattatttatcttCGGATACATTGTGGGCTCCAGGATTTGGGATATGGGATAAGATATACAGCTGGTCGTATTCATTCAAAACTCAGCGGAGAGTAATCCAGGTGGGAACATGCAAAGATGGTGTTATACTGTGTTGCAATGAGAGTTTTAAAACTTCCGTTATTTAATATGAAATGACATGGAGAAATGGCAATAGTTTATAAACTGTGGAGACTCaagttttccattttcttcccACAGGGACAATCATCTTTACTTCCTGGACAATGCTGGCCCTTTTCAGGCGAGCAAGGGCATTTATTTATCTCACTGTCCCACCCAGTGTCCATCAGTAGCGTGACACTTGGCCACATTACAAAGAGTCAGTCCCCATATGAACACATCGCCAGTGCACCAAGGAAATTTTCTATCTATGTAAGTCACACATTGTCTGTTATTATCCTTgataataacagaaaatgtcactTGAAATGTcgagtggtggaagaagtattcagagcctttactaaagtgaaagtactaataccacactgtaaacatactctgttacaagtaaaagtcctgcattgacaAGTTAATTCAGTTAAATTATGTAAgtataatcaggaaaatgtacttcaagtgttaaaagtaaaagtactcaatgcaggaAAAATCCTCTCATTTTAGAAACCGGAAATGATCCAAACTGTGTTTTAATCGTCTAATATTACAGATGTACTTGTACTTCTACTTGTTAGATTGATGggtattttaatttgtataaaaCATTGGCTTTGATACTACTATGAGTTCTGTGTGCAgacattttaatctttaaagtaactagaaactaaagCTGTGATGATGTGCAGATAAATGTAGAAGAGTAAAATGTAGAATATTCTCTCTGaagtgtagtggagtagaagtagaaagtggcctgaaaaagtaaagtacaagtaccttaacaTTTGTGCTGAAGTAGTTACATTCCATCACTGGAAATGCCCAGTGTACTTGTTTATTCACAAAATGCACAACAAAAGGCTCAGctcatctctttttcctctccaggGAATGAGGACTGCTACGGAGAAAGGAAGCTATTTGGGAACACTGGTCTATGATCAAGACGGCGAAGCCTTTCAGACCTTTAAGCTGCCTGTAAGTATGATATGACAGTAGGACTTTCATAAACATGTATAGAATAACAAGTAGAGATTCTTCTGAGAATGAAAGCTCTTCCTTCCCATGCTAATGGCTGCAAACTGTGGGAGTCAAACTGCATTATAGATTTGGATTTCATAAtttctctctctaactctcACCAGAATGCGGACAGAGGAGTCTTCCGATATGTGAAGCTACAGATTGACAGCAACTGGGGAAACAGAGACTACACCTGCCTGTACAGCTTCAGGGTTCACGGTAAGATGAAGGTGAAGgtaaatcaatcaaaaaacaTCTGAATTTGCCTGAATTTAATTTACCAAATTAGGATTCCAAataggaattttgctttggatcatatTGCTCACATTGTGCTTactcattcaaaacaaacaatatatacacactataaacaatATTGACAGGTTAAGACAATAGTGGAATGAAGAGTGCAAggtatgcaggagtaaattataatgatgactgttattattttaattatggagcatagtgcaaagggtgctgccataaataatattatgttattatctaagtgttatattacaatatgaacagtatatTGTGAAGGAttcatatacacacatctacatgtcATGTTCCCAGATGTTTTGCAGTTGATTTACCTTCCCTCTTAGGGCGGCATGGTGGCTATGAGAATGCAGCCCCCATGTCTGCGTGGGTTTactccgggtgctccggtttcctcccACACATGCAGCTCAACTGGTTTGAActgtttgaattgaattggatcATTTAATTGGAATAAATTAATCATAATTACAACACTAAATAATTtgaattgtaattattttaccTGACTTTTTCCTACGTCACCAATTATTAATCAAGCATGAATTTTCCCTGTCCTGGGGGGGTGCTGAGCTTGTTTTCAAGCCAAAAGACTTTCCctttacatatttacagtatattgataaaatgaaattgtttctttttttttcaataaaaatcatTTGCTAAAATTCACAATGAATACATTTCTCTCTTCCAATTTAATGAAATCCTTTCTAGTATTTGAGTATTTGTCAAGGTAGGAATTAAATGTACAGGGTACCCAGGTGCTAGTTTATAAATAAGACCCTCCTGATTACATAAAGTCTGATTATAAGCTTTAATGGCAGGCAGAATCTATGAAATATCTCAGCGTGTTTCTGCCAAAAGATTTGGACAGACCCATCAACTATCAACCAACATCAATCTCCAAATTGAACTTATTACCAAGGCTTTTGTATCTGTTTAAAACCATGCCTGTTAATATCCCAGATAAGCAATTTGTGGAGTGGGATATAGCTATATCAAGGTACCTGTGGCgggacaaaaaataaagaagaacgATTACAAGAACGAACTGTGGTTTAACACTGCCATGCCAGAGGGACTATCACACAGCTGCCACAAAACAGCAGGAATGTAACAATTGAAAGCTAATGAGACTGCTATGACAGACAATACCCCAATTCAACATATGAGAATGAGGACAACCCATTAGACCAGTCTACCTTTGAAAATATAGAATGATGTGAGAAAAAGGTTAAATCTAAGAACTGTAGAAGGGTTTCTGACATGGTGTGCATATGACACTGATGTTACCCCATATACTCAAGACAGCTGATATAAAAATTGGGCCACAAGTGTGCTCTCTGTGTAAAGTACCAGAATGACTAATGAGGAACTTCAAGATTTTCAAATCAAGACTGGATAAGAAGATAATAAAGGATttgtatacatattttacaaatgggacatgtgtgcatttttctttatccctgctccgtctctctctcagttaagACTCCTGCTTTAAGAAGATGATTAGAGTACTTACACTGAATGTATTACTTTTATTCAAGTATTTTGTGCTTAGTTGAACattctaactttttttgttttaataacttgTTAGGCCTACATAATAAGTTTTGTGCTCATTGTTTTCTTaccatgttttttcttcagttcaAATTTCCAAGTGGGAACTCATTTTAAATGGAACACACCATTACTTCTCTGACTTCTGGCTTTGCTCAACAATATTGATTGAACTTACCTAGGCCATGGAAACAACATATACATCTTATATTAGGCAGTGTTTCCCTTTTAAATGAGAAGAAAGTCTCTACATTACAATGCAGGTACTTGTGTTGTTTCGACACATTTAGCACCTTTCGTTAACCAACAagtagttttattttccataataATGCTGCCTTCTGCGTTATTAGCATAGCCAATCACGAATTTAAGAACTGTGTCAGTATGTGTACTCACCTTAATATAAAACAGCTATGATGCACACCTATGCCTAACCAAATAACCCCAACACGCCTGCTACGGCAAGCGAAGAGGGTCTGTTAAAGCTTTCAGCATTTCCACTGTCAACACTTGGCTCGAGCGCTGCTGTGCAGAGCAACGACGATGTCGGAGCAGGAGTCTCTGAGGTGCTCAAATGCTAGAAACCGTGGAGGCGTACAGAGGGTGGAAGGAAAACTGCGAGCCAGTGTAGAAAAAGGGGATTACTATGAAGCACACCAGATGTACAGGACTTTATTTTTTAGGTAAGAATTCGTTTCATGTTAGTAGGTTCAGTTGTAATTGTCATTTGGCTTTGGGGCCTGACTGTTCCAGATCCTTCTACACTCAACCTTGCTGCTATGCCTGTCCGTTTGTGATTGGGTAAATTTCACCGCGTACCCGCCCACTCATGTTggcctgtctgtttgtttggaCAGCTGTGTTGTCAATCCATAATCCCAAActgtctttaactgtctatgctgcTAACTAgggctagttagctagctatgtgTTTAGTAACACAAGTGATAATAGCTTTAGCCAAAGCCGAGTTAAGTGGACAGCTAATTCGAGGAAGTGTTTATACGTTATTTGGTAAATATACTTGACctgtaaaataacagattaTAGCAGCTAACTGCTTTGTTAACCGTTATCGTATATTAAACGTGTGTTAAAGCGGTAAGGTACAGCGGTGTTAGCATGTAGCCAAATAGCCGCAGTCTGAATTATGAAGGCTAACGTTAGACACGTTTCTGTCAACTGCctagtaaaaacaaaaatcttgaTTTTAGCTGGTTTACTTAACGATTCGAATTTTAAATCAGTCTAGCAAGATAGCTAGTCATCATCAGTACAAACTGTTTTccaatatttttctatttaattagGGACgtttacacactgtacataacGTTGTAGCTACCTGCTCTAATCTAATGCAGTATATGAACTTAACGTTAGATGCTGTTTGGGGTAATGAATAGATTAGTAGTTCTGCCAAACTAGTGGGCTATCTGCCTATAATTAGGTTATTTGTTTTGAATCCAATCCAGTTAAAGCCGGTCTTTCTCCATGGCACAGAATTAGTTTGGTATCTTAAGCAAAACATGCGTGCATGTTGGTTTTATCATGCAGCCCAATGCCAAAATGGCCTTAAGTGACGTAAACAAACCTTGTGTGTGTCTCGATAAGTGATCTCATGTGTGATGTTGACACTCATGGCTTCCATCAGGTACATGTCACAGGCGAAACATGCTGAGGCCAGGGAGCTGATGTACAATGGCGCTCTACTCTTCTTCAGCTATAACCAGGTACATGCACTAGATTTCTGCTCTATTAGATGGCCTGGTTTATGCCACACCAAGTGTTAAATGTCAAGTGTACACATGTTCATGAAAACAGGGAAATTAGGATGTTGTATTTCCAAGTAGCTCTTCCATCCTGCAATGCGCATGTGTATAATATCAAATTCTTTTGGAACATGTAATTAAAGATGTATATTATTGTGTTTTCATCTCCAGCAAAACAGTGCAGCGGACCTGTCCATGCTGGTACTGGAGGTGTTTGAGAAATCTGAGACTAAAGTTGATGATGAAGTATTAGGTAAGTGGCAGCCTTGAGCCTTTTAAAAGACACCAATGTAAATGGCAGTAAAATTCAGCTTGTTTGATGGAAGTAAATACTGCTTCACAAAAACAACGTAACCATTGAGAAAATGGCCAATGTAAAAAGATATACATTAAACATTGTTTACAGTGTGTCTTGATCATAAGAACCATGCAATGTTTACAGTGCTGTATGTCCATTCTTTTAATGCAGTTGTATTTTTGACAGCTTACATACCCAGATCCAAGTaggtgattgattgattggacTTTACATGTATAACCAGTATTGATTGGCCTTGATACTGTAGTGATATCCTGGATTAGTTTGGGATCTCTTGTCTGTTGTAATCACTTAGAAACACTGCAGCATTACATTGTTATGATATTCAGAAAGCCGCATTCCACAAGGAGGGTAGAAGGGACATTCTTTGACGATgggggtgtgcgtgtgtgtgtgtgattgttgaGCAGAATGCCTGGCTAAGCTGTTCAGCCGGATGGACCCAAACTCTCCAGAGAGAGTAGCGTTTGTGTCCAGAGCATTGAAATGGTCCACAGGAGGCCCCGGCAAGTTGGGTCACCCAAAACTACACCAGCTGCTAGCTGTCACCTTGTGGAAAGGTAAACTTATTTAGTCTATAAAGTGTAGAGGAAAATTACATGTTTATTACATATTGTGTGATAAATGTTGAATGTAGTGATATAAAAACAGACCGTTAAGAGCCAGGGACCAGCAATTGTACTTAGTAACTGAATAAAAGTATTTGAAGCTCTCAAATAATGtcataaattattcaaatatcTGTAGAAGTCGCAATCATCAACATGCTTATTATCCTAACTTATGCAACTGAAGCATACACACAAAGGCAGCATATGATGTGCATCAAACACCCATGCCAGTTGTTTTCTGTGTAAGCTCACACACCAGTAGCCTCATGATGGCGTGTCAACCTGTGTCACGTTAGGAACTGTCCTCTTTCTCAACATTGACACATGTTAACCCACAGGGAAGACGCCGACTATATTCCATTCATCCCCTAGATTGTCACATCCAATCTTCTGTACTTTACCTTTTCCGTCCGTATGCCTTATACGGTGTTGCCATTAATATTTTGCAAGCTTCCCTGTGTGTTAATATCATAAGCGTTCAACTATTacaatgtttgtgtgtccagAGCAAAACTACAGTGAGTCTCGTTACCACTTCCTGCATTCATCTGACGGGGAGGGCTGTGCACAGATGCTGGTAGAGTATTCGGCGTCACGAGGCTACCGCAGCGAGATCGACATGTTTGTGGCGCAGGCCGTCCTACAGTAAGTGAAACAGCAATATTCGTtagttaaacaacaaaaaggtctaACCTGGTAATGTGTATAGTAGTAGTCTGCATTGTTACTAAATGTAATCTGAACTTTTTGTTGGATTTAAGGTGTTGTATTGACAATCTGTATGTGCAGGGGAGAAAGTGGTACTAATGCATCCTCCTCCTGCATGTTTGGTCTGCAGTCATAtccattttgtcccttttttctgtttctgtccttACCTTCTCTTAACCTCCACCCTCCAGGTTCCTATGcttaaagaacaaaaacagcGCTTCCGTGGTGTTCAGcacatacacagagaaacaccCGTCCATAGAGAAGGGCCCTCCCTTCGTCCAGCCTCTACTAAACTTTATCTGGTTTCTGCTGCTGGCAGTGGATGGGTGAGTTGTATTTCTTGCATAAACACTCAAAAACCTTGGTATACATAgatttatttatacaaatatacattgaATGTATTATGACctaatgtcttattttgtagtACGTCTCTACTCCAGCAGTCTGACCTGAGCATGTAATAAGCAAATTTAAGAGAGCATTATCTGACTTCTACTGCAGCATTAATCTTATTTGATTGACAAATTTTGTACAGCAACTAGAAGGATTGTCTGTTTGAATGATGGATTGAGGAGTAATCATTTTCAGTGTTCAAAACCgttcttctctttgtttcttcaggggtaaattaacagttttcaCAGTGTTATGTGAGCAATATCAACCTTCCCTGAAGAGGGACCCCATGTATAATGAGGTGAGTGTTAAAATCGGCTTGAGTAGTGTTGGGCGGTGAGACCAAAAATTTGAATTACAGCATTTTTAAGATTCTGGCGTTTTTTCGCGGTGTATATAACggtattttccttcttttgcttGACTTGATCTTTATATAGGTCAACGGCTTATTCTACTGTTAGGAGAACATACAAcataacgttttttttcaatatcatGTTTACTAAAATTGTTTACTAAAGGGTTTGCTTGGCTCCACAACATTATACAATAACGTTCTATAAAGGAGAATACATGAAACAGTTACAGAATCTAAACTTTTTACTAAGTAGTAAAAAAAGcttaaatcaaattgaatacacatacaaacaactAACATTGTTTTCCTCTACGAAACATCATAGTTGTAAGATAGTTGTCCAAACACAACCTTGGCCACagattgttgtaaaaaaagtggGCAACCAAACGTACCTCCGCTGTTTGA
This sequence is a window from Etheostoma cragini isolate CJK2018 chromosome 21, CSU_Ecrag_1.0, whole genome shotgun sequence. Protein-coding genes within it:
- the get4 gene encoding Golgi to ER traffic protein 4 homolog: MSEQESLRCSNARNRGGVQRVEGKLRASVEKGDYYEAHQMYRTLFFRYMSQAKHAEARELMYNGALLFFSYNQQNSAADLSMLVLEVFEKSETKVDDEVLECLAKLFSRMDPNSPERVAFVSRALKWSTGGPGKLGHPKLHQLLAVTLWKEQNYSESRYHFLHSSDGEGCAQMLVEYSASRGYRSEIDMFVAQAVLQFLCLKNKNSASVVFSTYTEKHPSIEKGPPFVQPLLNFIWFLLLAVDGGKLTVFTVLCEQYQPSLKRDPMYNEYLDRIGQVFFGVPPKQSPSYGGLLGNLLNSLMGSGEEEDGAEEAQEDSSPIELD
- the LOC117936573 gene encoding SUN domain-containing protein 5-like, translating into MMTLLESSSELHFSICLHYSHVIRSFRQACLIEEHSYLNILTCVIQDFDQFTSCVKKIKVMLRRSLRLRDAGYYAEEGTPIISYRETCYRVFQRRKGWHGHHHEAIGQTTETWTGVPTQAVPTRTTAVRIISGLCVLLLLVIGFPHCIHKSMQRKEVQQEVEIQQHVIMFVPPASNFALESQGARVLHYLSSDTLWAPGFGIWDKIYSWSYSFKTQRRVIQGQSSLLPGQCWPFSGEQGHLFISLSHPVSISSVTLGHITKSQSPYEHIASAPRKFSIYGMRTATEKGSYLGTLVYDQDGEAFQTFKLPNADRGVFRYVKLQIDSNWGNRDYTCLYSFRVHGKMKVKVNQSKNI